In the genome of Bacteroidota bacterium, one region contains:
- a CDS encoding sulfotransferase produces the protein MSKVFIHIGYPKTATTWLQRFIFPFHKEINYLDHYKNENKWLLDLRYIDDLDFNPESFKKKYSELNIDKEKPVLISIESLSGDVFKRGFNSKRIADNLKEIFPDAKIIITVRNQIAMIDSLYKQYVNQGGNCNFKKFIELPAPKPVSFSLNYLKYHKLLDYYSDIFGQDSVFVKTYEHLKKNPEKYLSELFLFIGVKDFDGDLKNFKVNRSLSPFSVGLLRFANQFLKSPMNTGAIMPGKFFHPMFRSFLQNTFDPFFFAKSKKKIIDKKFIEYLKSYYQESNNYLDKKYDLELGKYDYPL, from the coding sequence ATGAGCAAAGTATTTATTCATATCGGTTATCCCAAAACAGCAACAACATGGTTGCAAAGGTTTATTTTTCCTTTTCATAAGGAGATAAATTATTTAGACCATTATAAAAATGAAAATAAGTGGCTTCTCGACCTTAGATATATTGATGATTTGGATTTTAATCCTGAATCATTTAAAAAAAAATATTCTGAATTAAATATTGATAAAGAAAAACCTGTGCTAATATCAATTGAAAGTCTTTCTGGTGATGTTTTTAAAAGGGGTTTTAACAGTAAAAGAATAGCTGATAATTTGAAAGAAATTTTTCCTGATGCAAAAATTATTATCACTGTTAGAAATCAAATTGCCATGATTGACTCACTTTACAAACAATATGTTAATCAAGGTGGGAATTGTAATTTTAAAAAATTCATTGAATTGCCTGCTCCCAAGCCTGTTAGTTTTTCTCTTAATTATTTGAAATATCACAAACTTCTTGATTATTATTCTGATATTTTCGGTCAAGATTCTGTTTTTGTAAAAACTTATGAGCATCTAAAAAAAAATCCTGAGAAATATCTTTCAGAGTTATTCTTATTTATTGGTGTTAAGGATTTTGATGGAGATTTAAAAAATTTTAAGGTAAATCGTAGTCTGTCTCCTTTTTCGGTTGGATTGTTACGATTTGCAAATCAGTTTTTAAAAAGCCCTATGAATACTGGAGCAATTATGCCCGGCAAATTTTTTCATCCAATGTTTCGCTCTTTTTTACAAAATACATTTGACCCTTTCTTTTTTGCTAAATCCAAGAAAAAAATTATTGACAAAAAATTTATAGAATATTTAAAATCATATTATCAGGAATCAAATAATTATTTAGATAAAAAGTATGACCTTGAACTTGGGAAATATGATTATCCTTTATAA